The window CCGTCAACGACAAGCCGTTGATCTACTACCCTCTGTCGGCGCTGATGCTGGCCGACGTCCGGGACATCCTCATCATCGCCCTGCCCGGCGACATCCCTCAGCTGCGCCAACTGCTGGGCGACGGCAGCCACTTGGGGATCTCCCTGACCTACGCCGAACAGCCCGTTCCCAATGGACTGGCGCAGGCGTTCCTCACCGGGGCCGACCACATCGGCGACGACTCGGTCGCCCTCGTCCTCGGTGACAACATCTTCCACGGAAACGGTTTCTACGATCTCCTGGACGTGCACTCCCGGGACCTCGACGGCTGTGTCCTCTTCGGATATCCGGTCACCGATCCCGAGCGCTACGGCGTGGGCGAGGTCGACGAATCAGGCCGGCTCGTCTCCCTGGAGGAGAAGCCCGAAAAACCCCGCTCGAATCTCGCCATCACCGGGCTCTATCTCTACGACAACGACGTCGTGGAGATCGCCCGCGGAATACGCCCGTCGGCCCGCGGCGAACTGGAAATCACCGACGTCAACCGGACCTATCTCGAACAGGGCCGAGCCAAACTCGTCACCTTCGGCCGCGGTTTCGCCTGGCTCGACGCCGGCACCCCGCAGTCCCTCCTCCAGGCCGGCCAGTACGTCCAGACCCTGGAGGACCGCCAGGGCGTCCGCATCGCCTGTCTCGAAGAAGTCGCCCTGCGCATGGGCTTCATCGACGCCGACGCCTGCCACCGCCTCGGGGCGAAACTGTCCCGCTCGGGATACGGCGAGTACGTCATGGCGGTGGCGAACGAACTGAGCGTGTGACCGACCCGGGGCGACAGCTCTGGATCCGGTCAGGGCCGGGGGCGCTGCCCCC of the Streptomyces koelreuteriae genome contains:
- the rfbA gene encoding glucose-1-phosphate thymidylyltransferase RfbA, which gives rise to MKGIVLAGGYGSRLHPITLAVSKQLLPVNDKPLIYYPLSALMLADVRDILIIALPGDIPQLRQLLGDGSHLGISLTYAEQPVPNGLAQAFLTGADHIGDDSVALVLGDNIFHGNGFYDLLDVHSRDLDGCVLFGYPVTDPERYGVGEVDESGRLVSLEEKPEKPRSNLAITGLYLYDNDVVEIARGIRPSARGELEITDVNRTYLEQGRAKLVTFGRGFAWLDAGTPQSLLQAGQYVQTLEDRQGVRIACLEEVALRMGFIDADACHRLGAKLSRSGYGEYVMAVANELSV